A portion of the Burkholderia sp. GAS332 genome contains these proteins:
- a CDS encoding peroxiredoxin, Ohr subfamily, translating to MSLEKVLYRAHAHATGGRDGRAVVPAGNLDFKLTTPRELGGAGGEGANPEQLFAAGYSACFLGAMKFVAARDKVALPADVSIDGSVGIGAIPNGFGIEVELKISLPGMTREAAQALVDKAHIVCPYSNATRGNIDVTLTIV from the coding sequence ATGTCACTCGAAAAAGTTCTCTACCGCGCCCATGCCCACGCCACCGGCGGCCGCGACGGCCGTGCGGTTGTCCCCGCAGGCAATCTCGACTTCAAGTTGACCACGCCTAGGGAATTGGGCGGTGCGGGCGGCGAGGGCGCCAATCCCGAGCAGCTGTTTGCCGCCGGCTACAGCGCCTGCTTCCTCGGCGCGATGAAGTTCGTGGCAGCGCGCGACAAGGTCGCCCTCCCAGCGGACGTCTCGATTGACGGCAGCGTCGGCATCGGCGCTATCCCGAACGGCTTCGGTATCGAAGTCGAATTGAAGATCTCCCTCCCCGGCATGACACGCGAAGCGGCCCAGGCACTGGTCGACAAGGCGCACATCGTCTGCCCGTACTCGAACGCCACCCGCGGCAACATCGACGTCACGCTCACGATCGTTTAA
- a CDS encoding transcriptional regulator, TetR family, translated as METTTTVREQILDHAITLIMLRGYNGFSYRDLSSLVGVKTSSIHYYFPSKDDLVLEAVNEYSKEVLNAIHAIDASLPADAKLNKYGKLFGRTLGNGDQICLCGMLAADIGSLPDNIRQAVQAFFKANESWLAKVLAQGAQEHTLAVNGKPENAARALYAAFQGSVLASRLFHTKARLEDVEASVRIAR; from the coding sequence ATGGAAACGACAACGACAGTGCGCGAACAGATCCTCGACCATGCAATCACGCTCATCATGCTGCGTGGTTACAACGGGTTTAGCTACCGTGATCTGTCCAGTCTGGTTGGCGTAAAGACCTCGAGCATCCATTACTACTTTCCGTCGAAAGACGATCTGGTGCTGGAAGCGGTCAACGAGTACAGCAAGGAAGTACTCAACGCCATCCACGCAATCGACGCTTCGTTGCCGGCCGACGCAAAGCTCAACAAGTACGGAAAGCTGTTTGGCAGGACCCTGGGTAACGGCGATCAGATCTGCCTGTGCGGCATGCTCGCTGCCGATATCGGGTCGCTGCCCGATAACATCCGGCAAGCGGTGCAGGCTTTTTTTAAGGCTAATGAAAGCTGGCTGGCCAAGGTTCTGGCGCAAGGCGCGCAGGAACATACGCTGGCGGTGAACGGCAAACCGGAAAACGCGGCGCGCGCCCTCTATGCGGCTTTTCAGGGCAGTGTGCTGGCGAGCCGACTGTTTCACACCAAGGCTCGACTGGAAGATGTCGAGGCTTCGGTGAGGATTGCGCGATAA
- a CDS encoding vanillate O-demethylase ferredoxin subunit — translation MHDNLLPVIITRKWQLAESYHAVELQTRSRSELPSFDDGACVTLVHDNVICKERIYPLCGSTSQPRAYVIAVRQEDRGTDTETAEISLSQGDEAFIVTPRSPTVVLDDGTRSILFAGGVGAASIAGIANRLASAGQKFELHNFARSPERAVFREELDALKSEGGVHHHFGLNADRLEQTTSHAMSPAHANTQIYCSGPPAFMDLIERQARDWVYPVNIHKIVLGDRKNS, via the coding sequence ATGCACGACAACCTCCTCCCAGTCATCATCACACGCAAATGGCAACTTGCCGAGAGTTACCATGCCGTTGAGCTTCAAACCAGGTCTCGATCGGAGCTTCCGTCGTTTGACGATGGCGCTTGCGTCACACTTGTTCACGACAATGTCATCTGCAAGGAGAGAATATATCCCCTGTGCGGTTCTACGTCTCAGCCGCGTGCTTATGTCATCGCTGTGAGACAGGAGGATCGCGGCACCGACACAGAAACAGCCGAGATCTCGTTGAGTCAAGGAGATGAGGCGTTTATCGTAACGCCACGGAGTCCTACAGTTGTTTTAGACGATGGCACCCGATCCATCCTTTTTGCTGGTGGCGTTGGCGCCGCATCGATCGCTGGCATCGCGAATCGGCTTGCCTCGGCAGGTCAAAAATTCGAGCTGCACAACTTCGCTCGATCACCTGAACGTGCCGTCTTTCGGGAAGAGCTTGACGCGCTTAAAAGCGAGGGTGGGGTTCATCACCATTTTGGCTTGAATGCTGACCGATTGGAGCAGACAACGTCTCACGCGATGAGCCCGGCCCATGCGAACACGCAGATCTACTGCAGTGGCCCCCCAGCATTTATGGATCTCATCGAGCGCCAGGCTCGCGACTGGGTGTATCCGGTGAATATCCACAAAATTGTCCTGGGTGACAGAAAAAATTCATAG
- a CDS encoding beta-galactosidase yields MNLECGHAFSFSPDGEDFLLDGEPFQIRSGEMHPARIPREYWQHRIRMAKAMGMNCIALYIMWNYHETHPGGFDFHSGNRDIEAFIRLCQSEGMWVLLRPGPYVCAEWDLGGLPSYLLSDPDIQLRTDSATDARYMAAVARYIEELIPRIKPLLIHHGGPILMIQIENEFGSYASNPAYLEELRQLWLKGDIAGPFYTEDGLPQLERNRTTVTGGAIALSNGDAAQIATVRREFPTVPALAGEVYPGWLTHWGEPGFAGTNYDLSQILTAFMQSKRSFNLYVIHGGTSFGFYAGANVDDSGNYQPDITSYDYSAPINEQGMTTPKYMKYRDIIGGYLSEPLPDIPDAIATLECTRIDALMPTLYASIWDNLPTALPREQSVEPQSFESYGQAFGFALYRKQLQEYASGVLDIGSVHDYATVFVGEHYAGGVSRTQIPREYAQPLHVMHRAPLALPLTLPEHESNRGGPVSLEIFVEGMGRVNFGPALVDRKGLLDPVRMKIADGSFSTLDGWEVFPLPMDETFIANLKESCTNPLKPGLFFKASLLLDEVGDTWLDMSNWTKGVVWVNGHNLGRYWNIGPQRRLYCPAPWLVQGDNEVLIFDLHQTKATPMELADTLS; encoded by the coding sequence GTGAACCTCGAATGCGGCCACGCCTTCTCGTTCAGCCCTGACGGCGAAGACTTCCTGCTCGATGGCGAGCCGTTCCAGATTCGCAGCGGCGAGATGCACCCGGCCCGCATCCCGCGCGAGTATTGGCAACATCGAATCAGAATGGCCAAGGCGATGGGGATGAACTGCATCGCCTTGTACATCATGTGGAATTACCACGAGACGCATCCGGGCGGGTTCGATTTCCACAGCGGCAACCGCGATATCGAGGCCTTCATCCGGCTGTGTCAGTCCGAGGGAATGTGGGTGCTGCTGCGCCCCGGGCCTTACGTCTGCGCCGAATGGGATCTTGGGGGCCTCCCCTCTTACCTGTTGAGCGATCCGGACATCCAGTTGAGGACCGACTCGGCCACCGATGCGCGCTACATGGCGGCGGTGGCTCGCTACATCGAGGAACTGATCCCGCGTATCAAGCCGTTGCTGATCCATCACGGCGGACCGATCCTGATGATCCAGATCGAGAATGAATTCGGTTCGTATGCGAGCAATCCGGCTTACCTCGAAGAGCTGAGGCAGCTTTGGCTCAAAGGAGACATAGCAGGGCCGTTCTACACCGAAGACGGCCTCCCGCAACTCGAACGCAATCGCACCACGGTAACCGGTGGTGCGATTGCGTTGAGCAATGGCGACGCGGCACAAATCGCAACCGTCCGCCGGGAATTCCCCACGGTGCCCGCGCTAGCCGGTGAGGTGTACCCAGGCTGGCTCACTCATTGGGGCGAACCGGGTTTCGCCGGGACGAACTACGACCTCTCGCAAATCTTGACCGCGTTCATGCAGTCGAAGCGGTCGTTCAATCTGTATGTCATTCACGGCGGTACGAGCTTTGGTTTCTATGCCGGCGCGAACGTGGATGACTCAGGCAACTATCAGCCGGACATCACCAGCTACGACTATTCGGCGCCGATCAACGAACAGGGCATGACGACGCCGAAGTACATGAAGTACCGCGACATCATCGGCGGCTACCTATCTGAGCCGTTGCCCGATATACCCGACGCCATCGCCACGCTCGAATGCACGCGCATCGATGCTTTGATGCCAACGCTCTACGCGTCGATCTGGGACAACCTACCCACGGCACTGCCGCGCGAACAGAGCGTCGAACCACAGTCCTTTGAAAGTTATGGCCAAGCGTTTGGCTTCGCGCTGTACCGCAAGCAGTTGCAAGAGTATGCGAGCGGTGTGCTGGATATCGGCAGTGTTCATGACTATGCGACGGTTTTTGTCGGCGAACATTACGCGGGCGGCGTGTCGAGGACACAAATACCACGGGAGTACGCGCAGCCGCTTCACGTAATGCATCGCGCGCCGCTCGCCCTTCCCTTGACGTTGCCGGAGCACGAGTCGAACCGAGGTGGCCCGGTATCGTTAGAGATCTTCGTGGAGGGCATGGGGCGGGTCAACTTCGGCCCCGCGCTCGTCGACCGTAAAGGACTGCTCGACCCGGTCAGGATGAAAATCGCCGATGGGTCGTTCTCCACGCTCGATGGCTGGGAAGTCTTCCCGTTGCCGATGGATGAGACGTTTATCGCCAACCTGAAGGAAAGCTGCACGAACCCGCTGAAGCCCGGGTTGTTTTTCAAGGCAAGCTTGCTGCTGGATGAAGTCGGCGACACCTGGCTCGACATGAGCAACTGGACCAAGGGCGTCGTCTGGGTCAACGGGCACAATCTCGGACGCTACTGGAATATCGGTCCGCAAAGGCGCTTGTATTGCCCTGCCCCGTGGCTCGTGCAAGGTGACAACGAGGTGCTTATCTTCGACTTGCACCAGACCAAGGCGACGCCGATGGAACTGGCGGATACGTTGTCTTAG